One segment of uncultured Tolumonas sp. DNA contains the following:
- the trxC gene encoding thioredoxin TrxC, whose amino-acid sequence MTDSYFQIVCPNCSAINRVPSSKLNDHPLCGKCRQGLLSEHPIMANDQNFSRFIEKNDLPVVVDFWASWCGPCQQFAPVFSQVSHEMATHACFIKLDTENNQMIASRYQIRSIPTLMIFHHGKEIARVSGALPKTQFKQWLQQYLSV is encoded by the coding sequence ATGACTGACTCATATTTTCAGATTGTTTGCCCTAATTGCAGCGCAATTAACCGAGTGCCTAGCTCAAAACTAAATGATCATCCATTGTGTGGTAAATGTAGGCAAGGATTACTGTCTGAACATCCGATCATGGCTAATGATCAAAATTTTAGTCGTTTCATTGAGAAAAATGATTTACCTGTAGTCGTCGATTTCTGGGCATCATGGTGCGGCCCTTGCCAACAATTTGCCCCTGTTTTTAGTCAGGTATCCCATGAAATGGCGACTCACGCGTGTTTTATTAAATTAGATACGGAAAATAATCAAATGATAGCCAGTCGCTATCAAATTCGTTCAATTCCAACGCTGATGATCTTTCATCATGGTAAAGAGATTGCTCGCGTGTCAGGCGCATTGCCTAAAACTCAGTTTAAGCAGTGGTTGCAGCAATACTTAAGCGTCTAA